From the genome of Desulfonatronum sp. SC1:
CAACCATCACGCCGATGACCAACCCCATGACCAGGATGACCAGAGGCTCGAACAGCGAGGTGAACGACTTGATGGATCGCTTCAGGTCCTTGTCGTACATCTCGCCGACCTTGTTCAGCATGGTGTCCAAAGCCCCGGTCTCCTCGCCCACCGCCAGCATGTGCACGGCCAGCAGGGGGAACATCCCGCGTTGCTCCAAGGCCGTGGAGAGCATGCGCCCCTCTTTCAGGTCGTCGTAGACCTGATCCAGGGCATTGCGCAAGACCGTGTTCATAACCACTCCCTTGCCGATATTCACGGCCCCGAGCATGGAAAGGCCACTGCCCAAGAGTGTCCCCAAAGTGCGGGAAAACCTGGCCACCTCGATTTTGTGGAAAAGAGGGCCGAGCACGGGCAAGGTCAGCTTGAATTTGTCCCAGGCCAGCCTGCCTTGGGGCATGCGCACCAGGGCGTGGGAGGCAACTCCCAGAGCCACGCACAGACCCACCAGGATCAGCCAGTAGGCTTGCAGGAAGTCGCCTGCGCCGAGCATGATCCGGGTGGCCATGGGCAGTTCAATGCCGATATCCGCAAATATTACCGCGAATTTCGGGATCACGAGGGTCAGCATGACCACGATGGAACCGGCCGCGGTCAGCCCCAGGATGCCCGGATAGATCATGGACGAGACCAGATACTCCCGCAATTCCTGGATGCCGGCCTGGTACTCGGCCAGTCTGGCCAGAACCACCTCCAGGACCCCGGCGCTTTCTCCGGCCCGAACCATGTTCACGAAAACCGGGGGAAACACCGCCGAGTGGTGTTGCAACGCCTGCCACAGGGAACTGCCGCCCCGGATGCGCTGGGACACGTCGCTGATCACGGTCCTGAAACTGCGTTTTTCCATCAGTTCCGCGAGCACGCCGAGGCCGCGACTCAGGGGTATTCCAGCCTTGAGCAGAATGGCCAAATTCTCGGCAAACCTGATCAGGTCTTTTGATCCGGGCTTGCCGGCAAAGAGCGGCGCGGACATTGCCCAGAACGAAGATTCGGCCCTTGATCCGACTCCAGCTTTACTGGTTCTGGAAACGTTGAAATCGTCGTCTCCGGTGCTGGGGTTGACCTTGAGAACCACGAGATTCCGACGCTGGAGACTAAGCGCCACGGCATCTTCACCGTCCGCGGTGAGGGTGCCCTGGGTCAGTTTGCCATCGGGCGTAACGGCTTTGTAGTGGAACTGCATGGACATGTAGCTATCAGTCCGTTGTAAAACTCCCAATTGCTGCGTCGCTGCAAAAAAACAAACACACACATATCAATAAATTCGCTTCGATCTCGTTTTTTCTTGCTCTTTGCACTCGGGGTTTTGAGTGGACTGCCGACAAGGATTTTTTTCAACACTCAACTATGTAGCTAAAGGCAGGAAGCAAGCCAAAAAGAGCGCCTGCCTCCTACCTCACACATATTACTTCTATCTTTGTGCTCCTGGAAAAGGAACAAACCAAAATCTATCTCGGGCACTTTGTCACTTAAAATAGCACTCGAACTGCGACCCATACAAAACAACATTAACCTTGACATAACCGTTCTTGATGTCCTGGAATTTGATTTCCCAGGGGACAAGTGTCTTCCCAATGATGTTTCCCTGGAAAGAGTAATTCTCTTGACCAGGCTGCTTGACGCTGGATTGAAACCAGTACTGCTGGATAACGCCGTTCAGGGCCCTTGTGGAGGTGATTTTCCTTGGCGTGCCGTTGTGCATGGTGTACCACTCGGTGTCAAATGATGTGACCACTCCGTTGGAGTCCACGTTGGGCCGGATCGAAGGCATGACAATGGGATTATTGTTCTCATCCATCCCGCCAAGCAGGGAAAAATCCGCCTGCCCCTCGACATTGTTCGTCCCGTCCTTGACCACCCAGACGCCGGGAGGAGGAGGAGCATTGCGGTCAAAACCATACGCAAAGTAGGTGTAGTACGGTCCCCCATCATGACTGATGCCCATGGGGATGGGGTTGCCTGGTCCGTAATCATTCCCGTTGAAGGAAACATCCTGAGGTGGATAGAGATATTTTGGGCTTCCAGTGCCTTTGTTGGTTCGGAAATGAAGATTATACCCGGACGTGTCGTCCGCGGGCACTGAGGTGAACGTATTTGGATTCAGGTTGGAGAACCACAGGATTGTGTTGATCCCTGTACCGACGACCCGTCCTCGAGCCGGATCATGGTTTACATGGGCGTTGATCACCGCCTTGGTCGTATCGTTGATCATGGCCATTTGCGACAAGTCCTGACCGGAAAATGTGCCGAACTGGGTTGCCGCTTGCATTACTGACCTGGTGGCCACCCCAAGCCTGTTGCCCGGTGTGACCAAGCCCAAATCCAAATTACCGGCCAGATCGTCCAATGGAATATTCACCAGACTATTGTTGCCGTCAGGCAGGGCAATCAGCCCGACAACGACCTCCCATGGGTCAGTGGCCTCGGTATTGGCCAGGATCATCACGTCGTAGTCTGAAATGTTGTTGGTATTGAATTGGAAAGAATTTCCCCCGCCCACGGGAATGACTGTCTTGCTCATCGGAAAAGCGTTCGGGCGCTCGTCCCCCGAATTGAGTGCACCCACATCCAATGTAGCCAACCAGATCTCGTTGACCCGAGTGTTGTCGGAGGCAGGCGCGACCAGTTGAGCCTGCAAGAACGAGCCGGGGCCTGCATGGCATCCGGCATGGCAACCGGCATTTGTGAGTGCTGACAACAGGAGCATATTCACACCGGGCAAGGGGGTCTGTCCCTGCTCCTGGTTGATGCGTCCGGTGACAACCGCGGCTACCGCATTGCCTGCCAGAACCAGGACAAACAACCACGCCAACAAGCCTTTCAGGATCATCCGAAATCCGACCTCAGGAAATCGCACATGAACCATAGTCTCTTTTCCTCCTGTCATGATGGGTATTCAAGCTGATAAGTCATCCAAACCGGGCAAACCTGAGAGATACTTAAAAGCCAATGCTTGCCATAAGTACAAAAATACACAAAAAAGTCCAAAGATTGCCCGAAGATTGCATTGACTCGCCTCTGAAGAGAAGGATAGATGATTACATGCGGTGATGCAATGAAATGCCTCGTCATGGCTTGCAGGGTCCATGTTTTTCCAAGCAGACCGGCTTGAATTTTCGACCAGTTCCATCATCATGTCACTTCGCCCGAAAATCCAAAAAACTGAAGCCCTTCTTCCTCTGGCCCTGATCGTTCTCACCGCGCTGGGATGCTGGCTGCGTTTTTCGCAGCTTTCCGCGCTGAGCCTGTGGATCGATGAAGGCTTTTCCCTGGCCGCGGCCCGGGGCATTCTGGAACACGGGGTGCCCCGCCTGGCCGACGGGAGCCTGGCCTGGAACTATTTCCCAGCCCATTACCTCATGGCCCTGGGCACGATTTTGTTTCAGGACCTGGAATTCGGAGCACGCTTTTTTTCCGCCCTGGCAGGAACAGTGCTCATTCCGGCCTATTATCTCTTCGTGCGCCGCCTGACGCATTGCCCCTGGACTGCTTTGCTCGCCGCGGGCCTGCTGGCCCTGCTCAGCTATGAAGTGAGCTGGAGCCGCCAGGCCAGGTCTTACGTTCTTCTCCAACTGCTGACCATCCTGTCCCTGACCGCCTTCCTGCGCTTCCAAGATTCACCCGGCCGATGGTCCATCATGTCCGCCCTGGGACTTGGAGGGCTAGCCGTTCTGACCCACCCGGCCGGTTATCTGGCCTTCCTGTACATGGCCCTCTGTCTGCCCCTGGGAATCAGGAGCCACCGCTTCTTGGCGGACTGGCTGCGCGACCAGCGGATCTTCTTCATGATCCTGACTGTCCTGTTACTCCTTGCCGCAATCCTTGTGATGCTCAGCGGGTCAAACTCCGGAATTGCAGCCACCATCCAGCGCCTTGGTCGCGACCATGCCATGAACTACAGCGGCCTGTACCTGTTTTTCCTTCAGGCGCAGTTCGGATATCTTTTGCCATGGGCTGCCGTGGGCATGGTGCTCACGGCGGTCAAACTGCCCCGAACCATCATC
Proteins encoded in this window:
- a CDS encoding type II secretion system F family protein: MSMQFHYKAVTPDGKLTQGTLTADGEDAVALSLQRRNLVVLKVNPSTGDDDFNVSRTSKAGVGSRAESSFWAMSAPLFAGKPGSKDLIRFAENLAILLKAGIPLSRGLGVLAELMEKRSFRTVISDVSQRIRGGSSLWQALQHHSAVFPPVFVNMVRAGESAGVLEVVLARLAEYQAGIQELREYLVSSMIYPGILGLTAAGSIVVMLTLVIPKFAVIFADIGIELPMATRIMLGAGDFLQAYWLILVGLCVALGVASHALVRMPQGRLAWDKFKLTLPVLGPLFHKIEVARFSRTLGTLLGSGLSMLGAVNIGKGVVMNTVLRNALDQVYDDLKEGRMLSTALEQRGMFPLLAVHMLAVGEETGALDTMLNKVGEMYDKDLKRSIKSFTSLFEPLVILVMGLVIGVMVVSMLLAIFSINELGM
- a CDS encoding glycosyltransferase family 39 protein, coding for MSLRPKIQKTEALLPLALIVLTALGCWLRFSQLSALSLWIDEGFSLAAARGILEHGVPRLADGSLAWNYFPAHYLMALGTILFQDLEFGARFFSALAGTVLIPAYYLFVRRLTHCPWTALLAAGLLALLSYEVSWSRQARSYVLLQLLTILSLTAFLRFQDSPGRWSIMSALGLGGLAVLTHPAGYLAFLYMALCLPLGIRSHRFLADWLRDQRIFFMILTVLLLLAAILVMLSGSNSGIAATIQRLGRDHAMNYSGLYLFFLQAQFGYLLPWAAVGMVLTAVKLPRTIIPLIICMVAYFVLISWYTMLFHFRYALPLFLFIPLFVGYGIVAPMQWLLRVPSLARKAGAVLLCVLFLAGLSTARLDFTPQPHPDLGFTAPTAPWREACHWIRVDHAAGGGISHDLVTVSAFPMFHDFYLDGQGQKYFLPHSLSGYPGHERDHDPHAGAETIHKASRLAAMQRGYVFLDDFGLRMIKNKGIRTLLERTPPVFVARGPWGFDVFVWRLPLSS